Below is a window of Armatimonadia bacterium DNA.
TACTGCGCCGCCTGCGACGGTCCCCTGTACCGAGACCAGCGCATCCTTGTCATCGGCCAAGATGACCAGGCTGCCGAGGAGGCGCTGGGGCTCTCCGCCGTGGGTGCCACCGTGTGTCTGGCGACTCCTGCCCCCGAGCTGGCCGTTTCTGAGAGCCTGCGTGAGGCGGTCGAGGCCCGCAGCAATCTCACGGTTCGCGGTGGGTTGCGCCTTGAGCAGATCCTTGGCGAGGACTGCGTGACGGGTGCCCGCTTCCGAACTCGTGATGGAGGGGAAGAGGTGATCGAGGCCGACGGGATCTTCATGTACCTGCGTGGCACGGCACCGGTCACCGAGTTCCTCTACGGCCAGCTTGAGACGGACGAGAAGGGCTTCCTCAAGACGGATGAGATGTGCCAGACGAGCCTTCCCGGTGTCTTCGCTGTGGGTGACGTGCGCAGCAAACAGGTGCGGCAGATGGTTGTTGCCTGTGCCGAAGGCTGCACGGCCGCCCTGACCGCCGAACGGCTGGTCCGCAAGCGCACCTCGGTCAAACTCGACAGGGGAGAGGGCAGGTCCTGACGGCCCCTGTTTTGGCAGCGCAGAAAGAGACGGCGCCCCAAAGATCGGGGCGCCGTCTTTGGCAAAGGAACTCGGACTGGCGGTCTAGCGTGTAGCCGCTGCCCGGTACTCGCGCATGACTCGGGCGTCGTGGGGCAAGACCTCGTCCGGAGGCAGGAAGTTGATCCACTCGCCGGAGAGCGCACCGGTGTAGCCAATCCCAGCCAGCAGCTTGAAGGGCTCCTGGTGCGGGATGTCGCCCTCGCCCATCAGCGCCATCTCCCAGCCACCCGCGCCACCGTCAGCCGGCTTCACGCCATCATGAACGTGGCAATGGCGAACGTAGTCCTTGACGTTGGCGAAGGTCTCCTCGAAGCTCTCTCCCACCCGGAAGGGGTGCATGACGTCCCAGCAGATCGCGGCCTGGGGGTGATCTGCGCCGCGAACAACCTCCAGGGCATCCGCTGAGTGGCAGTAGGAGTCGTGGGTCTCAAAGCACAGCGAGACCCCGCTCTTGGCGGCGTGCTCGCAGCACTCTCGGAAGGCCTCGGTCACGTACTTCTTGACCTCGGCGAAGTCGGCGTCCTTCGGGGTCGGGCCACCGAAGACCCGCAGGTTCGGGCAGTCGATGTCCCTGGCAAGGTCCACGTAGCGCTTCGTGAGCTCGACGCTCTCGCGCCGCTTCTCAGGGTCTTCCATGGAGAAGGTGCGTGAGGTCGCGAGGCAGCAGCATCGGACACCCGTGTCGGCGAAGCTGGCCTTGATCTCCTTGCGCACCTTCTTGGTGGTGTCCAGATCGATGCCGTGCTTCTGCTTGGCCTCAACACGCGGCTCGACGCTGTCATAGCCATACTTGATGGCTCCGGTCAGCACTTCTGTGAGCGTCCAATCCGGACAAGCCCAGGTCATGAAACTGATCTGCATTGGCGGGACTCCTTTCGGCGCCGTCGAAGGTCGCAGCGGAGACATGCCCAAGGCTGCGGACCTCAAGCCGGCGGTTACGACGCTTGTATGGGAGTTCCCCGGCTGCGGGCCCTCCACCTGCGAGGGCCGATGACTATGTCGCTGCGCCGGCGTGGGCACTATTCGTTCTGAGGTGAAGATTCTGCAGGCGCTTCCTTGTTTGACGCCAGTGCCCTGGGTATACTGATAGTGCGTGGATGTCCTCACCGGTGTCATGCACGCACAGATAGTTCCGATTCAGTAAGCGTCCCCGGGGTCTGTTCCCGGAGGACATCCGCGCCCGAGCTTTTCCCCTGGGACCGAGGTGACCCTCGGTCCCGCTGCGTTCTGCATTACCCCCGGCCGCTCACACACTGTCAGACGCCTCGCGCTCCGGTAGCCCAGGAAGGGGTTCTCTTCCCGGCGCAGAAGGGGGCGTTACCATCAACACACGGAGGAGCTAGCACATGCATGGCGCAACCAGATTGTTTCTAGGCATCCTGGCGACGGCGATGGCCTGCGCCGTCGGGCTCTGCGAGCCGGTTTCGATCCCGATCATCAACGGGGACTTCGAGCAGGGCTTGCAGGGATGGACACTGGCAGCGGGGGAGAAGATCTCCTCGCTCTCACAAGATCAGGCCGCGAGCGGCAAGTTCTCGCTGCATATCCGCGACGTGGACCCCAAAAGCGGCTCGGACATCAAGGCGACCAGGGTTCACGTTGCGAAGGCCGGTGAGTACGAGATCCGGGGCAACCATTTCCCGGTTTCCGGTGACGGCCTCGGCATCTACGTGCGGGTCATCGACCGCGCCGGCCAGACAATCAGCAGTGATGACAGCCACGTGGTAGGGCTTTCGGGGTCAAGTCGCAAGTGGACGCCCTTCGCCAACAGCTTCCTGGTCACCGCTGACGACGTCGACCTCGAGCTGTGGATCCATAGCTATGCGGCTGCCCAGGTGGAGGCCTACCTCGACGACTTCAGCTTCGTCTCTCTTGGTCCCGTCAGGACAGACCCCCTGTGGGAGCCTCAATACAAGATCAGGCCCGGTGAGACCAGCCGCCTGACTGCAGCGGACGTGGTCGGCCCCGACGGCATCGTCTACCCGAACTGGACCAAGTGCGGTGTCCAGGGCGGCATCCCCACGGTCAAGGCGGTCTGCACCGTGGAGCAGTTCGGCGCCAAGGCCGATGACGAGGGCGACGACAGCGCCGCCATCGCCGCTGCCTGCGAGAGTGCGGGCAAGGCCGGAGGAGGCGCCGTGATGCTGGGCGCCGGCACCTACTACCTGGACCGCCAGATCCTGGTGCCCTACAGTGGAGTGGTTCTCCGCGGCCAGGGGGCAGACAAGACCCGCGTCATCTTCCGCTACGCCTTGCCCGAGTCCGGCGTCACCTTCTTCAGCCCTGCGCCGGGGGCGAAGGTCGGCCGGAACACACGGGTGGAGATGCACGCGAAGCCGACCGATCTGATGAAGATGCGCATCCTGGTCGACGGGACGCTGATCACGGCCTGGGAGCGGAGCCTTCACTCTGGGAACACCTTCAACTTCGGGTTCTCGGGCAGTTCCGTGATCTCCAAAGCCAAGGATGGGCCGCACAAGCTTACCGCAGTGGCCGAATACAAGGACGGCTCGCTGCGCCAGACTGAGATTAGCGTCGTCGTGGACTCCACCTATGATGACAAGACCGTGCTGCCCCTGCCGACCGCAGCGATCTGCTTCACCGGCCAGGGAAACGTCGGTCAGAGGCTGCTGCTGGCCAAGGACGGGAAGCGCGGGGATATGACCCTCACCTTGCAGAGCGTTGAGGGTCTGAAGGTGGGTGACGCCGTCTTCATCGACGGCCCGGCGACAGAGCGGTGGAAGACCCTCACCAAGAACAAGTGCCTGTGGGGCAACTACCGCAACTACATTACCTACATCGAGGGCCTTGAGGGTAACGTGGTCCGCCTCAACCAGCCGCTGCGGATCGAGTTCCCCGTGATCGACGGCTCCTATGCCCAGCGGTTCCTCGCCACCGAGCGCTGCGGTGCAGAGGACTTCTACTTCGAGCAGACTCAGGACCTGTGGATCACCAGCATCCAGTTCCGGAACGCCGTCAACTGCTGGGGTCGGGGAATCCGCATCTACAAGCACGGCCGGTTCCCCGTCTACGGCTCACGTGCGAAGTGGTGCGAGGTTCGCGACTGCGTCTTTGATGACGCCTGGTTCAAGGGTGGTGGCGGGACTGCCTACTCCGGCTGGGAGAACAGCTGGGACTGCCTCATGGACAACGTGGAGACCTACAAGCTGCGCCATGGCCCGCTCTTCCAGTGGGCTGCGAGCGGTTGCGTAATCCGCAACAGTCGCTTCCATGAGAGCGACGGTCAGTGGCACTCCGGGTGGACGAACGAGAACCTGATGGAGAACTGCCTCATCGAGTCCACGACGCAGGCGAACGGCGGCTACGGATATGGCCTCTGGGCCTCGCCGCCGGAAGACGCTGCGCATGGTCCGAATGGCCCGCGTAATGTGGTCTACAACTGCGATGTGGTCTCGCTGAGGGCCGGCCTGTGGATGGGTGGCATGAACGAGAACTGGCTCATCCTCTACAACCGGTTTGTGGTCGGAAGTGGTCCCGGCGTGTTCGCCAAGACCTTCAGCTTCGACCACCTCCTCAAGGGGAATGTCTTCACCCTCAAGGACGGCAAGTCGCCGATGGTTCAGCTTGCTACGGCCGACTGCATCGGGGTCGAGATCACCGGTAACCAGCTCTTCGGCGGGAATGGGCAGTTCGTCGGCGGTGCTGCGAAGCCGGCTGAGCTCGAGGGCAACACTGCTGCTGCGGTCCCGGCGACACCGGCAGACCGCCCGAAGCCGCCGGTAGCCTCCATCTACGAATGGGAGCTGGCCCACGTCGGCAAGTAAGCCGGACCACTGAGGAGCAGAGCTAACGCAAGCGGCCACCGGGATTCCGGTGGCCGCTCTGTTGGTGGCTGTGTGTCAGAGACGAAGCGATAGCCTACGGATGGTAGGACAGGTGCATGTAGGCGTCGCGGGTGGCGAACTGGGTGGCCGGGTTGATCTTCATCCACTTGACGTGGCCATCGACGAAGGCGTAGTTGCAGCCGTCGTTGTGCCGGTTCCAGGACCAACCGTAGTTGCTGCCCTCGGAGGCCTTGCACCAAAGGCGCATGTAGTTGTTGACACCGTCGGCCATGATGATGCAGTTCGCGGGCTCGATGATGTCGGCCATGGCGGTGCGGTCGATGAAGAGGTTCCGGGAGTAGGCCACACCATACCCCAGAGCGGTGCTGTCGACGCCACCGGTCTGGAAGGCAGTGCGTGCTGCCGACGGGCAGTTGAAGATCTGGGTGTTCTTGATGTAGGGGGCAAGTTCCAGGAACCACTCGGCATAGTTGCCCGGGGAGAGGAGAGTGGTCGGGGCTACGTAGCCGGAGCCACGCGGCATCTTCTCATCGTAGTCCTGCGCGTACATGGTGAAGGCGAGACCGATCTGCTTGAGGTTGCTCTGGCAACTGGACTGACGAGCCTTCTCCCGAGCTCGCGCGAAGACCGGGAACAGGATCGCAGCCAGGATCGCAATGATTGCGATAACAACCAACAACTCAATGAGGGTAAAACCACGTCGCGACCTCTTACTCATGGTGAACCGAGTCCCTCCGTTCAGGATATGGTCCGGCACAACAGGTGGCATTCTGCCCCACCAGGCATCGCATGTCAAGGCATTGGGGGGTAAAAGCTGATTGCGTTATCAGAGCCTGACGCCCACATCTTCTGGAGGCAGGGAGGGAACTGGGCACAAAGCGGGGAAAAGACCCGACAGCGGCATCTGCGCTCCGGAGCACGGCTGGTGTTCTTCCTTTACAGCGATCTTGCACTACGGGAACCACGCAATGACGCGACGCGCCCTTGTGATCGGTTTTGTGCTTGTGCTCGTGATCGGCCTCGGGACCCCCTACAGTGACCTCGTCATGCAGGGCACGTGGGTGGGTCTCACGTCTTTCCCCATCAGCTCGTTCTTCCTGCTCTTGGTACTGGTCACGGTGGTCAACGTCGTGCCTCGGCGGTTGGGGAAGGGCCTGGAGCGGTCCGAGCTGTTGGTGATCTACTGCATGATGCTGGTCGCGGCCGGCATCCCCTCCTTTGGGCTGACGGGGCTGCTGATTCCCTACCTGGCGGGTCCCTTCTACTTCGCCCGACCCGAGAACAAGTGGGAGGACGTCCTGTGGCCCAATCTCCCCGACTGGCTGCACGTTCCCGCGGGGCCGGTCTCGACCGGTCTGTATGAGGGGCTGAAGCCGGGAGCGCCGATCCCCTGGGGCGCATGGGTAGGGCCTCTTCTTGCGTGGACCGTCCTGGCTTTCAGCGTGTACGTGGTGTTTTTCGGTCTCTCCGCGCTGCTACGCCGGCGTTGGGTGGATGACGAGAAGCTCGTGTTTCCTCTCGTGCATCTGCCGCTGGCGGTGACCCACTACGAGGACCCGGCGGAACTCCTCCCGGCCTTCTTCCGCAACACAACGATGTGGGTTTTCTTCGCGATCCCCTTCCTGCTCCATGCGGTCAACGGGCTGCATCACTACTACCCGGCCATCCCCGGCATCAACGTCCATCGTATCCCCCTGGACCCGTACATAACGGAGCGTCCCTGGACGGCACTGTCGCCCTTGTGGCTGCGCTTCCTGTTCAGCATCATTGGACTGGCCTATCTGCTGCCTTCCGAGTTGAGCTTCAGTCTGTGGTTCTTCTACTTCTTCTTCCTGATCCAGCAG
It encodes the following:
- a CDS encoding sugar phosphate isomerase/epimerase family protein codes for the protein MQISFMTWACPDWTLTEVLTGAIKYGYDSVEPRVEAKQKHGIDLDTTKKVRKEIKASFADTGVRCCCLATSRTFSMEDPEKRRESVELTKRYVDLARDIDCPNLRVFGGPTPKDADFAEVKKYVTEAFRECCEHAAKSGVSLCFETHDSYCHSADALEVVRGADHPQAAICWDVMHPFRVGESFEETFANVKDYVRHCHVHDGVKPADGGAGGWEMALMGEGDIPHQEPFKLLAGIGYTGALSGEWINFLPPDEVLPHDARVMREYRAAATR
- a CDS encoding right-handed parallel beta-helix repeat-containing protein; protein product: MHGATRLFLGILATAMACAVGLCEPVSIPIINGDFEQGLQGWTLAAGEKISSLSQDQAASGKFSLHIRDVDPKSGSDIKATRVHVAKAGEYEIRGNHFPVSGDGLGIYVRVIDRAGQTISSDDSHVVGLSGSSRKWTPFANSFLVTADDVDLELWIHSYAAAQVEAYLDDFSFVSLGPVRTDPLWEPQYKIRPGETSRLTAADVVGPDGIVYPNWTKCGVQGGIPTVKAVCTVEQFGAKADDEGDDSAAIAAACESAGKAGGGAVMLGAGTYYLDRQILVPYSGVVLRGQGADKTRVIFRYALPESGVTFFSPAPGAKVGRNTRVEMHAKPTDLMKMRILVDGTLITAWERSLHSGNTFNFGFSGSSVISKAKDGPHKLTAVAEYKDGSLRQTEISVVVDSTYDDKTVLPLPTAAICFTGQGNVGQRLLLAKDGKRGDMTLTLQSVEGLKVGDAVFIDGPATERWKTLTKNKCLWGNYRNYITYIEGLEGNVVRLNQPLRIEFPVIDGSYAQRFLATERCGAEDFYFEQTQDLWITSIQFRNAVNCWGRGIRIYKHGRFPVYGSRAKWCEVRDCVFDDAWFKGGGGTAYSGWENSWDCLMDNVETYKLRHGPLFQWAASGCVIRNSRFHESDGQWHSGWTNENLMENCLIESTTQANGGYGYGLWASPPEDAAHGPNGPRNVVYNCDVVSLRAGLWMGGMNENWLILYNRFVVGSGPGVFAKTFSFDHLLKGNVFTLKDGKSPMVQLATADCIGVEITGNQLFGGNGQFVGGAAKPAELEGNTAAAVPATPADRPKPPVASIYEWELAHVGK
- a CDS encoding DUF1559 domain-containing protein, translating into MSKRSRRGFTLIELLVVIAIIAILAAILFPVFARAREKARQSSCQSNLKQIGLAFTMYAQDYDEKMPRGSGYVAPTTLLSPGNYAEWFLELAPYIKNTQIFNCPSAARTAFQTGGVDSTALGYGVAYSRNLFIDRTAMADIIEPANCIIMADGVNNYMRLWCKASEGSNYGWSWNRHNDGCNYAFVDGHVKWMKINPATQFATRDAYMHLSYHP
- a CDS encoding FAD-dependent oxidoreductase, translating into MDGEDLSCEVLILGAGPAGCTAALYAARAGLRTVILSPSEVGGMMASAPIVGNFPGQIEPVPGREILTRIRQQALKAGAEHVLEAVVGANLGGEMKEVYAGPKVRTAPVVIIATGAMAPAKKAPGEQELLGRGVCYCAACDGPLYRDQRILVIGQDDQAAEEALGLSAVGATVCLATPAPELAVSESLREAVEARSNLTVRGGLRLEQILGEDCVTGARFRTRDGGEEVIEADGIFMYLRGTAPVTEFLYGQLETDEKGFLKTDEMCQTSLPGVFAVGDVRSKQVRQMVVACAEGCTAALTAERLVRKRTSVKLDRGEGRS